Proteins co-encoded in one Malus sylvestris chromosome 7, drMalSylv7.2, whole genome shotgun sequence genomic window:
- the LOC126629460 gene encoding inactive protein RESTRICTED TEV MOVEMENT 2-like isoform X1, with translation MSMGHREGEMPMGHRPPGGSSDANTRPRQSHRPIYEDFQPYFELKEEQEAHIVQVHLPGFKKEQARITYMYNHGVIRVHGQRPLDNNTWSRFDQTFPVQHNCDATKIHAKFSNGILTITIPKKFITWTATAEPVATTVKPKPHKVQEDPIPSKPSLTTPAGPPTDTSSDTKGREVISQTAADSAQGEQQRGKTSAQEAAAAAALKTEKATFTARDEKEMDDKNGRPPLAPPKGTAAETKAQEDKEDEKRLMPLTSPETGIGEPKSEEGDQDGKRGKASAKSVYQTGVENKDQKEAKGKADAEPKNAENVVKTNIHKERETGERSKEARALLKILEREENKSRGFSKPKEEGSIAAHVMAAAKERMKNLGNGMNDEKKQMLINMGGAVLVLMALGASASYILWYSGKGKN, from the exons atgtctaTGGGACATCGAGAGGGAGAGATGCCTATGGGACATCGTCCTCCTGGTGGAAGCTCTGATGCTAATACCCGCCCAAGACAATCCCATCGTCCCATTTATGAAGATTTCCAGCCCTACTTTGAATTGAAGGAAGAGCAGGAagctcacattgtacaagttcATCTGCCTG gttttaagaaGGAGCAGGCTAGGATTACTTATATGTATAACCATGGTGTGATTAGGGTTCATGGACAAAGACCTCTCGACAACAACACATGGAGCCGTTTCGACCAAACATTTCCGGTTCAACATAATTGCGACGCAACTAAAATTCATGCCAAATTTAGCAATGGGATTCTTACCATTACAATACCAAAGAAATTCATCACATGGACTGCAACAGCCGAACCTGTTGCAACCACGGTCAAGCCGAAGCCACACAAAGTTCAAGAGGACCCAATTCCTTCAAAGCCGAGTTTGACAACACCGGCAGGCCCTCCGACAGACACCTCTTCGGATACAAAGGGTCGGGAAGTTATTTCTCAAACAGCTGCTGATTCTGCTCAAGGTGAACAACAAAGGGGCAAGACAAGTGCTCAggaagctgctgctgctgccgcGTTGAAGACAGAAAAGGCTACTTTCACTGCCAGAGATGAAAAAGAAATGGATGACAAGAATGGTCGTCCACCATTAGCTCCTCCGAAAGGCACTGCAGCTGAGACAAAAGCACAAGAGGATAAGGAG GATGAGAAGAGGCTGATGCCGTTGACTAGTCCGGAAACAGGCATAGGCGAGCCCAAGTCTGAGGAGGGTGATCAGGATGGAAAGAGAGGAAAGGCTTCTGCCAAGAGTGTTTATCAAACGGGGGTTGAAAACAAGGATCAGAAAGAAGCAAAAGGGAAGGCTGATGCAGAACCGAAGAATGCTGAGAACGTTGTCAAAACTAATATACACAAGGAAAGGGAGACCGGTGAGAGAAGCAAAGAAGCAAGGGCCCTCCTTAAGATTTTAGAGAGGGAAGAGAACAAGAGCAGGGGTTTCAGTAAGCCTAAGGAGGAGGGTTCTATTGCTGCACATGTGATGGCTGCTGCAAAGGAGCGTATGAAAAATCTCGGCAACGGGATGAATGATGAAAAGAAGCAGATGTTGATCAATATGGGCGGAGCGGTTCTAGTTCTTATGGCGCTAGGGGCTTCTGCATCCTACATTTTGTGGTACTCTGGGAAAGGCAAAAACTAA
- the LOC126629460 gene encoding inactive protein RESTRICTED TEV MOVEMENT 2-like isoform X2: MSMGHREGEMPMGHRPPGGSSDANTRPRQSHRPIYEDFQPYFELKEEQEAHIVQVHLPGFKKEQARITYMYNHGVIRVHGQRPLDNNTWSRFDQTFPVQHNCDATKIHAKFSNGILTITIPKKFITWTATAEPVATTVKPKPHKVQEDPIPSKPSLTTPAGPPTDTSSDTKGREVISQTAADSAQGEQQRGKTSAQEAAAAAASKAEKATFTARDEKEMDDKNGRPPLAPPKGTAAETKAQEDKEDEKRLMPLTSPETGIGEPKSEEGDQDGKRGKASAKSVYQTGVENKDQKEAKGKADAEPKNAENVVKTNIHKERETGERSKEARALLKILEREENKSRGFSKPKEEGSIAAHVMAAAKERMKNLGNGMNDEKKQMLINMGGAVLVLMALGASASYILWYSGKGKN, translated from the exons atgtctaTGGGACATCGAGAGGGAGAGATGCCTATGGGACATCGTCCTCCTGGTGGAAGCTCTGATGCTAATACCCGCCCAAGACAATCCCATCGTCCCATTTATGAAGATTTCCAGCCCTACTTTGAATTGAAGGAAGAGCAGGAagctcacattgtacaagttcATCTGCCTG gttttaagaaGGAGCAGGCTAGGATTACTTATATGTATAACCATGGTGTGATTAGGGTTCATGGACAAAGACCTCTCGACAACAACACATGGAGCCGTTTCGACCAAACATTTCCGGTTCAACATAATTGCGACGCAACTAAAATTCATGCCAAATTTAGCAATGGGATTCTTACCATTACAATACCAAAGAAATTCATCACATGGACTGCAACAGCCGAACCTGTTGCAACCACGGTCAAGCCGAAGCCACACAAAGTTCAAGAGGACCCAATTCCTTCAAAGCCGAGTTTGACAACACCGGCAGGCCCTCCGACAGACACCTCTTCGGATACAAAGGGTCGGGAAGTTATTTCTCAAACAGCTGCTGATTCTGCTCAAG GTGAACAACAAAGGGGCAAGACAAGCGCTCAggaagctgctgctgctgccgcGTCGAAGGCAGAAAAGGCTACTTTCACTGCCAGAGATGAAAAAGAAATGGATGACAAGAATGGTCGTCCTCCATTAGCTCCTCCGAAAGGCACTGCAGCTGAGACAAAAGCACAAGAGGACAAGGAGGATGAGAAGAGGCTGATGCCGTTGACTAGTCCGGAAACAGGCATAGGCGAGCCCAAGTCTGAGGAGGGTGATCAGGATGGAAAGAGAGGAAAGGCTTCTGCCAAGAGTGTTTATCAAACGGGGGTTGAAAACAAGGATCAGAAAGAAGCAAAAGGGAAGGCTGATGCAGAACCGAAGAATGCTGAGAACGTTGTCAAAACTAATATACACAAGGAAAGGGAGACCGGTGAGAGAAGCAAAGAAGCAAGGGCCCTCCTTAAGATTTTAGAGAGGGAAGAGAACAAGAGCAGGGGTTTCAGTAAGCCTAAGGAGGAGGGTTCTATTGCTGCACATGTGATGGCTGCTGCAAAGGAGCGTATGAAAAATCTCGGCAACGGGATGAATGATGAAAAGAAGCAGATGTTGATCAATATGGGCGGAGCGGTTCTAGTTCTTATGGCGCTAGGGGCTTCTGCATCCTACATTTTGTGGTACTCTGGGAAAGGCAAAAACTAA
- the LOC126629460 gene encoding inactive protein RESTRICTED TEV MOVEMENT 2-like isoform X3, whose product MSMGHREGEMPMGHRPPGGSSDANTRPRQSHRPIYEDFQPYFELKEEQEAHIVQVHLPGFKKEQARITYMYNHGVIRVHGQRPLDNNTWSRFDQTFPVQHNCDATKIHAKFSNGILTITIPKKFITWTATAEPAAITVKPKPHKVQEDPIPSKPSLTTPAGPPTDTSSDTKGREVISQTAAASAQGEQQRGKTSAQEAAAAAASKAEKATFTARDEKEMDDKNGRPPLAPPKGTAAETKAQEDKEDEKRLMPLTSPETGIGEPKSEEGDQDGKRGKASAKSVYQTGVENKDQKEAKGKADAEPKNAENVVKTNIHKERETGERSKEARALLKILEREENKSRGFSKPKEEGSIAAHVMAAAKERMKNLGNGMNDEKKQMLINMGGAVLVLMALGASASYILWYSGKGKN is encoded by the exons atgtctaTGGGACATCGAGAGGGAGAGATGCCTATGGGACATCGTCCTCCTGGTGGAAGCTCTGATGCTAATACCCGCCCAAGACAATCCCATCGTCCCATTTATGAAGATTTCCAGCCCTACTTTGAATTGAAGGAAGAGCAGGAagctcacattgtacaagttcATCTGCCTG gttttaagaaGGAGCAGGCTAGGATTACTTATATGTATAACCATGGTGTGATTAGGGTTCATGGACAAAGACCTCTCGACAACAACACATGGAGCCGTTTCGACCAAACATTTCCGGTTCAACATAATTGCGACGCAACTAAAATTCATGCCAAATTTAGCAATGGGATTCTTACCATTACAATACCAAAGAAATTCATCACATGGACTGCAACAGCCGAAC CTGCTGCAATCACGGTCAAGCCGAAGCCACACAAAGTTCAAGAGGACCCAATTCCTTCAAAGCCGAGTTTGACAACACCGGCAGGCCCTCCGACAGACACCTCTTCGGATACAAAGGGTCGGGAAGTTATTTCTCAAACAGCTGCTGCTTCTGCTCAAGGTGAACAACAAAGGGGCAAGACAAGCGCTCAggaagctgctgctgctgccgcGTCGAAGGCAGAAAAGGCTACTTTCACTGCCAGAGATGAAAAAGAAATGGATGACAAGAATGGTCGTCCTCCATTAGCTCCTCCGAAAGGCACTGCAGCTGAGACAAAAGCACAAGAGGACAAGGAGGATGAGAAGAGGCTGATGCCGTTGACTAGTCCGGAAACAGGCATAGGCGAGCCCAAGTCTGAGGAGGGTGATCAGGATGGAAAGAGAGGAAAGGCTTCTGCCAAGAGTGTTTATCAAACGGGGGTTGAAAACAAGGATCAGAAAGAAGCAAAAGGGAAGGCTGATGCAGAACCGAAGAATGCTGAGAACGTTGTCAAAACTAATATACACAAGGAAAGGGAGACCGGTGAGAGAAGCAAAGAAGCAAGGGCCCTCCTTAAGATTTTAGAGAGGGAAGAGAACAAGAGCAGGGGTTTCAGTAAGCCTAAGGAGGAGGGTTCTATTGCTGCACATGTGATGGCTGCTGCAAAGGAGCGTATGAAAAATCTCGGCAACGGGATGAATGATGAAAAGAAGCAGATGTTGATCAATATGGGCGGAGCGGTTCTAGTTCTTATGGCGCTAGGGGCTTCTGCATCCTACATTTTGTGGTACTCTGGGAAAGGCAAAAACTAA
- the LOC126629460 gene encoding inactive protein RESTRICTED TEV MOVEMENT 2-like isoform X4, translating to MSMGHREGEMPMTRPRQSHRPIYEDFQPHFELKEEQQAHIVQVHLPGFVKEQAKITYMHNPGVIRVYGQRPLDNNKWSRFDQTFPVQHNCDATKIHAKFSNGILTITIPKKVIITWTATAEPAAITVKPKPHKVQEDPIPSKPSLTTPAGPPTDTSSDTKGREVISQTAAASAQGEQQRGKTSAQEAAAAAASKAEKATFTARDEKEMDDKNGRPPLAPPKGTAAETKAQEDKEDEKRLMPLTSPETGIGEPKSEEGDQDGKRGKASAKSVYQTGVENKDQKEAKGKADAEPKNAENVVKTNIHKERETGERSKEARALLKILEREENKSRGFSKPKEEGSIAAHVMAAAKERMKNLGNGMNDEKKQMLINMGGAVLVLMALGASASYILWYSGKGKN from the exons atgtctaTGGGACATCGAGAGGGAGAGATGCCTATGACCCGCCCAAGACAATCCCATCGTCCCATTTATGAAGATTTCCAGCCCCACTTTGAATTGAAGGAAGAGCAGCAagctcacattgtacaagttcATCTGCCTG GTTTTGTGAAGGAGCAGGCTAAGATTACATATATGCATAACCCTGGTGTGATTAGGGTTTATGGACAAAGACCTCTCGACAACAACAAATGGAGCCGTTTCGACCAAACATTTCCGGTTCAACATAATTGCGACGCAACTAAAATTCATGCCAAATTTAGCAATGGGATTCTTACCATTACAATACCAAAGAAAGTCATCATCACATGGACTGCAACAGCCGAACCTGCTGCAATCACGGTCAAGCCGAAGCCACACAAAGTTCAAGAGGACCCAATTCCTTCAAAGCCGAGTTTGACAACACCGGCAGGCCCTCCGACAGACACCTCTTCGGATACAAAGGGTCGGGAAGTTATTTCTCAAACAGCTGCTGCTTCTGCTCAAGGTGAACAACAAAGGGGCAAGACAAGCGCTCAggaagctgctgctgctgccgcGTCGAAGGCAGAAAAGGCTACTTTCACTGCCAGAGATGAAAAAGAAATGGATGACAAGAATGGTCGTCCTCCATTAGCTCCTCCGAAAGGCACTGCAGCTGAGACAAAAGCACAAGAGGACAAGGAGGATGAGAAGAGGCTGATGCCGTTGACTAGTCCGGAAACAGGCATAGGCGAGCCCAAGTCTGAGGAGGGTGATCAGGATGGAAAGAGAGGAAAGGCTTCTGCCAAGAGTGTTTATCAAACGGGGGTTGAAAACAAGGATCAGAAAGAAGCAAAAGGGAAGGCTGATGCAGAACCGAAGAATGCTGAGAACGTTGTCAAAACTAATATACACAAGGAAAGGGAGACCGGTGAGAGAAGCAAAGAAGCAAGGGCCCTCCTTAAGATTTTAGAGAGGGAAGAGAACAAGAGCAGGGGTTTCAGTAAGCCTAAGGAGGAGGGTTCTATTGCTGCACATGTGATGGCTGCTGCAAAGGAGCGTATGAAAAATCTCGGCAACGGGATGAATGATGAAAAGAAGCAGATGTTGATCAATATGGGCGGAGCGGTTCTAGTTCTTATGGCGCTAGGGGCTTCTGCATCCTACATTTTGTGGTACTCTGGGAAAGGCAAAAACTAA
- the LOC126629459 gene encoding protein RBL-like yields MNAPIIDPLQGDFPEVIEEYLEHGVMKCIAFNRRGTLLAAGCSDGNCIIWDFETRGIAKELRDKDCVAAITSVCWSKYGHCILVSAADKSLTLWDVVSGEKITRTVLQQTPLQARLHPGSPTPSLCLACPLSSAPIIVDLNTGSTVVLPVSIPDSNPGLTPLSRNKISEGTPPFSPTAACFNKHGDLVYAGNSKGEILVIDYKSVQVRAVVPISGGSVIKNIVFSRNGQYLLTNSNDRTIRIYENLLPLKDGLKTLDDLNETLDGIDGVEKLKAVGSKCLTLFREFQDAITKMHWKAPCFSGDGEWVIGGSASKGEHKIYIWDRAGHLVKILEGPKEALIDLVWHPVHPIVVSVSLTGLVYIWAKDYTENWSAFAPDFKELEENEEYIEREDEFDLIPETEKVKGSDINEDDEVDIVTVEKDSAFSDSDMSQEELCFLPAIPSPDVPDQQDKCIESSSKLVDSNSGSPISEEGTPNGCAIDHASSPLEEDAGATRLKRKRKPSEKGLEFQA; encoded by the exons ATGAACGCCCCAATTATCG ACCCATTACAAGGGGATTTCCCAGAAGTGATAGAGGAGTATTTGGAGCATGGCGTTATGAAATGCATCGCCTTCAACCGCCGCGGTACCCTTCTGGCTG CGGGGTGCTCTGACGGAAATTGCATCATATGGGATTTTGAGACCAGGGGCATTGCCAAGGAGCTTCGTGATAAAGATTGTGTTGCGGCGATAACTAGTGTATGTTGGTCAAAGTATGGCCATTGCATTCTTGTGTCTGCTGCGGACAAGTCGTTGACACTATGGGATGTTGTCAGTGGAGAGAAGATAACGCGAACAGTACTGCAACAAACCCCTTTACAAGCTCGGCTTCATCCTGGTTCGCCTACTCCATCTCTTTGCCTGGCATGCCCTCTCTCTTCTGCTCCCATCATTGTTGACTTGAATACTGGAAGCACAGTTGTTCTTCCAGTTTCCATTCCTGACTCTAACCCAGGGCTTACCCCTCTGTCACGGAACAAAATCTCTGAGGGAACTCCACCTTTCTCTCCTACTGCTGCTTGCTTTAATAAGCATGGTGATCTAGTATATGCGGGGAACTCCAAAGGTGAAATACTTGTAATAGATTATAAAAGTGTTCAAGTGCGTGCCGTGGTTCCCATTTCTGGAGGTTCTGTGATTAAGAACATAGTATTCAGCAGGAATGGACAGTATTTGCTTACAAATTCAAATGATAGAACAATCAGGATCTACGAGAACCTACTGCCTCTGAAAGATGGACTTAAAACCTTGGATGACCTAAATGAGACCCTTGATGGAATTGATGGTGTTGAGAAGTTGAAAGCTGTTGGATCAAAATGCTTAACGCTTTTCCGTGAGTTTCAAGATGCCATCACAAAGATGCATTGGAAAGCACCTTGTTTCAGTGGTGATGGTGAGTGGGTGATTGGTGGTTCTGCAAGCAAAGGAGAACACAAGATTTACATATGGGATAGGGCTGGGCATCTTGTGAAAATTCTTGAAGGGCCAAAGGAAGCCTTGATCGATTTGGTGTGGCATCCTGTTCACCCCATTGTTGTCTCTGTTTCACTGACTGGTTTGGTTTATATCTGGGCTAAAGATTACACTGAGAACTGGAGTGCATTTGCTCCTGATTTCAAAGAGCTTGAGGAAAATGAGGAATACATAGAACGAGAGGATGAGTTTGATCTAATCCCTGAAACTGAGAAG GTAAAAGGATCTGATATTAATGAAGATGATGAAGTTGATATTGTGACAGTGGAGAAGGATTCAGCTTTCAGTGATTCAGATATGTCACAGGAAGAGCTTTGCTTTTTACCTGCAATTCCTTCTCCTGATGTTCCGGACCAACAAGATAAGTGCATAGAGAGTTCATCAAAGTTGGTGGATAGTAATTCTGGCTCCCCTATTTCAGAAGAGGGCACACCAAATGGATGTGCAATTGATCATGCATCAAGTCCACTTGAAG AGGATGCTGGAGCAACACGCTTGAAAAGAAAACGGAAGCCTTCCGAGAAGGGGTTGGAGTTTCAGGCTTAG
- the LOC126628262 gene encoding transcription factor DIVARICATA encodes MFQETAPCWSDMAQSAASAPWTRFEDKLFEQALVRFSDDLPDRWERIAEEVPGKTPKEVLEHYEDLVHDVLEIDSGRVNVPSYADECWDSAGQITFGSKVNKHGEPERKKGTPWTPQEHKLFLIGLKKFGKGDWRSISRNVVVTRTPTQVASHAQKYFLRQSSVKKERKRSSIHDITTVESNSVPVPADRNWIPPPADLTHQSPLQQLTPQSHVPDQGGLLRYQDFGYPM; translated from the exons ATGTTCCAAGAAACGGCGCCGTGTTGGTCGGACATGGCTCAGTCGGCGGCGTCGGCTCCGTGGACTCGGTTTGAAGACAAGTTGTTTGAGCAGGCGCTGGTCAGGTTCTCCGACGACTTGCCCGATCGGTGGGAGAGGATCGCCGAAGAGGTACCGGGCAAGACTCCTAAAGAGGTTTTGGAGCACTACGAGGATTTGGTGCACGATGTGTTGGAGATCGATTCCGGCCGGGTCAATGTGCCGAGTTATGCTGATGAGTGCTGGGACTCGGCCGGTCAGATCACTTTTGGGTCCAAGGTCAATAAGCATGGCGAGCCTGAGAGGAAGAAGGGAACTCCTTGGACTCCACAAGAACACAA GTTATTTCTAATCGGACTAAAAAAGTTTGGTAAGGGCGATTGGAGGAGTATTTCAAGGAATGTGGTTGTGACAAGAACACCAACCCAAGTAGCAAGCCATGCCCAGAAGTATTTCCTTCGCCAAAGCTCAgtgaaaaaggaaaggaaaagatCAAGCATTCACGACATAACCACTGTAGAGAGTAACTCGGTACCAGTGCCTGCTGATCGCAATTGGATTCCTCCACCTGCAGATCTAACTCACCAGTCTCCATTGCAACAGTTGACCCCGCAGAGTCATGTGCCTGATCAGGGGGGTTTGTTGAGGTACCAAGACTTTGGCTATCCGATGTAA